One genomic segment of Meleagris gallopavo isolate NT-WF06-2002-E0010 breed Aviagen turkey brand Nicholas breeding stock unplaced genomic scaffold, Turkey_5.1 ChrUn_random_7180001869231, whole genome shotgun sequence includes these proteins:
- the LOC104916067 gene encoding mucin-21-like → TANNTANNSVTNTATNTANNTANNTTNNTTTNTVTNTATNSANNTASNTATNTVTNTTNNTETNTATNTANNTTTNTANNSKTNTATNTANNTATNTANNTTTNTATNAVTNTAINTATTTTTATNANTVTNTVANTATNTTNTVVTNVVTITNTSTNTNTATNTTSNTSTNTTNTANNTVTNTTTNTTTNTVTNKHCNQHCNHAVTNTATNTSNTSNTTNNTVTNTATNTSNTSNSTTNTATNTATNTTTTATNTTSNTSTTTTTTTTTTANNIATNTATNTSNTSNTTTNTATNTATNTSNTSNTTTNTATNTATNTSNTSNTTTNIATNTTTKTSNTSTNTTTNNVTNTATNTSNTSNTSINTATNTSTNTSNTSTNTTSNTSINTTTTTTNTATNTATNTSNTSNTSTTTTTNTSNTSTTTTTTATNTVTNTSNTTTAAVHPQHSSPQQRRHRSPHETPTAKHPPWLTESQQRVLVAKNTSGVLVNQQLIESQPCVLVAKKTNGVLVNQKLTSS, encoded by the coding sequence ACTGCCAACAACACTGCCAACAACAGTGTAACCAACACTGCGACCAACACTGCCAACAACACTGCAAACAATACCACCAACAACACCACAACCAACACTGTGACCAACACTGCGACCAACTCTGCCAACAACACCGCCAGCAACACTGCAACCAACACTGTGACCAACACCACCAACAACACTGAAACCAACACTGCGACCAACACCGCCAACAACACCACAACCAACACCgccaacaacagcaaaaccaacACTGCAACCAACACCGCCAACAACACTGCGACCAACACTGCCAACAACACCACAACCAACACCGCAACCAACGCTGTGACCAACACTGCAATCAATACCgctaccaccaccaccactgcaACCAATGCCAACACTGTGACCAACACCGTGGCCAACACCGCAACCAACACCACCAACACCGTTGTGACCAATGTTGTGACCATCACCAACACCTCAACCAACACCAACACCGCCACCAACACCACATCCAACACCTCCACCAACACAACCAACACTGCCAACAACACTGTGACCAACACCACAACCAACACCACAACCAACACTGTGACCAACAAACACTGCAACCAACACTGCAACCATGCTGTGACCAACACCGCAACCAACACATCCAACACCTCCAACACCACAAACAACACTGTGACCAACACCGCAACCAACACATCCAACACCTCCAACAGCACAACCAACACTGCGACCAACACCGCAAccaacaccaccaccactgcAACCAACACCACATCCAACActtccaccaccaccacaaccaccaccaccaccactgccaACAACATTGCGACCAACACCGCAACCAACACATCCAACACCTCCAACACCACAACCAACACTGCGACCAACACTGCAACCAACACATCCAACACCTCCAACACCACAACCAACACTGCGACCAACACCGCAACCAACACATCCAACACCTCCAACACCACAACCAACATTGCGACCAACACCACAACCAAGACATCCAACACCTCCACCAACACCACAACCAACAATGTGACCAACACTGCAACCAACACATCCAACACCTCCAACACCTCAATCAACACTGCGACCAACACCTCCACCAACACATCCAACACCTCCACCAACACCACATCCAACACTTCCATCAAcaccacaaccaccaccaccaacactGCGACCAACACTGCGACCAACACATCCAACACCTCCAACACCTCAACCACCACTACAACCAACACATCCAACACCTccaccacaaccaccaccactGCGACCAACACTGTGACCAACACATCCAACACCACCACCGCCGCCGTccacccccagcacagcagcccacAACAGCGGCGTCACCGCAGCCCACATGAAACACCGACGGCAAAACATCCACCG